tgtgtgtgtttgtgtgtgtggtgaacaaCTGGTGAAGCTGACGCCAAGGAGCTGACGTCAACCTCGCTGCGTCATGCAAACACCCGtctgacgacacacacacacactgtgccaaAGAATgggatgtgcatgtgtgtgtatgaaagggGGAGGTGAAGAGGTGTTCCTCTTAAGATTTGAGTCCACGGCAAAAGCACCAGAAAAGTACAAGTGAAGCCAGAAGAGAGATAGAATTCTTTAGACAACGCTGTATCTAGCTACAGCTGAAATAAACTTAGTACATACACAGAAAGTGTATCTAAAAAGCATAAGGAACCCGATATTAGAACCTAGCCAGACTTCCAACCAGGACAGTGATCTGTTGTGTGAAGAAACCAGTGAACTATACCATGACGGAGATGGTCCTGACCAGACTGAGAGACTTCTCATGTAGAGTTGCCACATTCGATGAGCCAGCCGGGTCCGGTGTGTGCAGGGACCCCCGGACCAGAGACTCGTCTCCAGAAGAGGGGGTACCGAAGGTGGGCTGTCCGACTGGAGGGGGCAGCCCCTACAGATTGGACATAGAGAGTGCACTGGCCTGGCTTCGTAGAGAACTGGTAAGCCTCACTgagaattttctttttttttgaccAAGCTTGTGCTTTCTTGGTTATTTACTTTCACTGTACAGATAAACCTTGTCTATTATTAAAAGGCAATGTTATGTCATATTGTATGGTTTGCTAGGGACGGTTAAATTTGATGATTAAACATCATTCTCTTGTCAGTAACATAATCCGTACATAATAACATCACATAATAACATAACATGATTTGTAAAAGTGAAAATTCCTATACTTAGTGCTGTTAATACTTAAGTTCTTTACAGCATAGTGTGTGCTCTCCTCCAGACATTTTATTGGCTACCAGACCTTAAGGTCAAGACATCAAATCTTTTTGGTGATTCAAAACGTCATTGTGTTGGGGTGTAATGTCAGCGCTTGTGCTGTGATTAAGATGTTCGGGGTGGGCGGGCAATGTTACGATGTCACCCTCTCTTCAAGTCCTCACCCCTTTTGTCACCAATGCAGAGAAAGCCCATTGTCAATGATTAATATATCACTTGGCATTTAGCTGTCTTTGGCCAGACAGATTGCCATGGCAACCTAGTGTCCCAAGCACATAGAACACAACAAACCCAGGCGTCAGATGGAAGGCACACAAAGAGGCACAGTGGTGAGGGTAGAGGGTTGGACACTGTAGGCCACTTTAACAATGTTGTTCTGGCACTAAACTGGCTCTTGGTGTTATGGGAAATGCTCTCATGGTCTAGTGGCAACCCTTGGGTTTGGCATCTTGAAGCTTGAAGGCACCAAAATTAACCTTCTCACTTCATTTCtcactacacaaacacaaatttaAAAACTCAATCCAATTACATTCACTCTCTAGAGAGCAATGATTGCCAGGCTTTGAACATAATGTGATACAGGGGTCTATGTCCCCTCTTTTGTCTCGCCCGGGTCCAGCTTCTAAGTCTAGCATTCAGTTCCCCATTGTGCCTGGGCTGCTAGGTAGTACAAATAATGGAAACATCTACCAAGTAGAACCATTGGATCATTAGATTTAATCAAGTCTGATGGCTCTGCATTCATTGGTTGCCATGATGAAGGAGAAAGCAGAACGTTCAGAAGGAACAATAACTTCACCATTAAATGGTTGAGACTTTGGTTTGTACTGATTGTAGAaagggcacacacgcacacaaacacacacacacacacacaagttaagTTTAGCCaaggtgatggtggtggggggaggggtgcaacCTTTACTCAAAGGAAGGTTcatgtttcttcttcttatCCGTGCTTTAACAAAAGCTTGGAAAACCAGCATCTCTCAGCGCTGGCCCAGTCCTAGTTCAACGCCGTAATTAACGGGGAATGAAATGCAGATTGGCAGAGATGTTTCTTTGTTCACACATTCCTCTTTCCTGGGACAAACTAGAACTCTGGTGGAATTCCGAATATTCTATTCTCACAATACAGCCAATTAAACTGCCTCTCATataaaaagagaagaaagacgCTTTGATAAATGTACATTAGCATGTGAAAGACACAGCCCTGCATGTGAAAAGGTTTGAACACAGGTTATGTCACATCGAGGACATGAACTTTATCAGCCAAATGATGCCAGAGCTGCTCTGAAGTAGAGATGTTTCTTCATGGAGAACAGCAGTTTTCTTTGTCTTAATCAACTATGTTAATTTGACAGAtgaacctgtatgtgtgtgtgactgtactgtacatgtgtgtgcgtgtactgtacgtgtgtgtgtgagtgtactgtacgtgtgtggatCGTCCCGTGTCACAGCTGACGTGCAGTTTCTCCACTCTCCTCAGATGGAGATGCGTGCTCAGGACCAGGCACTGATCCGGCAGCTGATGGATCTCCACAATGGCATCCAGGAGCTCAAGCTTGAGctgtcagaggaagaggaggaaccagagggggaagaggaggagccagaggaggaaGTCTGCTGGGACTCAGGGAGTGAAGCAGGGGCCAGTAGCTATTATACAAGCTCGGGTGAAGTCAGCTTCTCGTCCTGTCTATCCACGCGTATGACCCCGCCTCCTGTTACTTCTCTACCCAGAAGGCTTTGCAGCAGAAGGAGCTCAGTACCTTAATCCATCGAACTGTATCAACAGTGACAACAAATGTCAATGTCAAGGGAATTGGAGGCTTCCCAGTCTATTCCCGATGTCATTTACTGTACAGTCACATCATGGTTGCATTGACAAAACTCTCACACAACCATAAAGTGAGTGTTggtcattgttttttttgtggttcatgttgttttaatttgtaacttatatataactgcatgctcttatgggtcttcactttggcacttgtttagttttttcacaatgtatgcgtcatgatttggctgcttgcaatgtttgggactacctcgttgttgtgatcagtgacctatgctcttttgtaaagctctctcttggaatgtaatgtaaatgttttaatcTGTTGGTAGATTGGCAGGCAGACAAATCTTAAAATACATATAATGTATCACATTTTCTAAAAGATCGTAAAAAGTGTAAAAATGTAACCAATCTGAATTCAATTTAAGCTATTTTCAGATTATTTAAGGTTATTCCCTTTTCATTGTAAATCTTGTGGGAGGGATTTGTCCAGAATATTATGGCCCAGTGTTTTTTAACAAAGCTGTTTCAAAATGGCTGCTAAAGAATAGAATATCACCGTTTTTAATCATAGGCATAGTTTGACTAAGGGCAACCCTAATTGCCTTTGAGGGAAGACtcaattatgtgtgtgtgatggtgtgtttgATTTTTCCTGAGAAATGGCTAATAATGTTCCTACTAAATGTAACATTTGTAGTCTAACTTGTTGGATAAGACCAAAAGGAGGCAATTCAAATGAAAACGGTTCACTGTAATATCCTGTGCATAATTCCTATAGTTCCTGTAGTCCTTACAACCCCATGCTTGGGTGTGGATCCTGACTGACACTACAGTGTGTTCGATGAGTGAATAGGCCTCCCTGGTGGGGAGCCCCCCCCAGATGGATCAGGTTCATGAAAGTTAAATGGGCCCGTAATGACACAACCAGGCCTTGTTGACACTGTTGTCTTTTCACTGCATTTGAGAAGGTATTTTCACAGAACgagaaaaaatatgtttatatatctGTCTTCATTATGGAGCTTACGTTTCTGACAGGTACTATAAGTACAAACAGTATGTCATCCccaataaagaaaataaaaccaaagtgatgTACAACGCCCATTTATTCACATCTGTAAAAAGCATGTCCTCAAACCATTCGGTTCTTGTGGTACTTAAAGACTAGTTAGAATACAATACATATGTGGAAAGCCATATCATAAATCCAAGTGTTGGTTTATTCTCCATCAAGCATCGCACAATCATGCTAAAGGACATGGAACACTCTCAAAACTCCATAAACATTTGTATGCAAATCTTACAGGCACTCTGTGAGATGGAAGGTTATGGCAATCAGTCCATACACAAGCCAATGAAGGGCTCCAGTTATGTGACCAATTTATCACACATGCAGTGAGTGTGACCTTTGACTGTGGTATCATTCCATCCATCAATGCCACGTTGATATGAAACACCTCTATGGATATCCACTAAAGAATGTCCCAGTCCCATCATGGGCTCCAGTAAGTTAGGTCCACTCAGTCCCCACTCTGGAAATGTTCCTCAGAGCAGATGCAATTTGGCTGGGGGAGGTCAGTGGTGTTCCTCCGCCTTTGGGTCCAGAGCCCCAGACATACAGATACTTTCCCTCCTGAGTCTCTGGATCTCCGTGTTGAGGCCCAGAAGTGTCTGGGCAAGCTGCCGGTCCTGGGAGCGCATTTCCAGCTGCATGGTTGTGACAGGAGAAGGTATCAGTGTCTCGGACCCAACACACCCAAAAGCAGATGGGTTGACAAGCACATgggcacacactcaaacacatgatAGTCACAGGCACAATGGATTTACAAACAAACAGGAAGGCATACAATGGATCGTCTGTAGGAACCTATGCACCTACCAGTTCAGACCTCAGCCAGGTTATAGCTCCATCTATCTTCGCTCTCCTCAGCTCCTCGTTGGCTTGGTGGCTCCTGTCGATGCTCCTGACGGGGCCAGCACGAGGACCAGACCCCGAGACGTCGGCAGGGTCCCCAGTCGTCCTGAAGGCGTCTATCAGTTTGTTCTTTATGTTCTCCAGAACCAGCGATGACAAACTGTCCTCACTGTGACTGTCCCTGTTCATGctgcgtgcgtgtgttagtCCTTGTCCCCTATGTAGAAAGACGTTTCTTTCCTCTTACACCTGCTGCCTTCCTTtctttcctcctttcttttGCTTCTTCC
This genomic window from Hypomesus transpacificus isolate Combined female chromosome 4, fHypTra1, whole genome shotgun sequence contains:
- the LOC124467609 gene encoding protein FAM167A-like — its product is MNRDSHSEDSLSSLVLENIKNKLIDAFRTTGDPADVSGSGPRAGPVRSIDRSHQANEELRRAKIDGAITWLRSELLEMRSQDRQLAQTLLGLNTEIQRLRRESICMSGALDPKAEEHH